In a genomic window of Nostoc sp. UHCC 0870:
- a CDS encoding MoaD/ThiS family protein — protein MCNSAITITVKLFAVYQETYGVPELVLDFPYGTPVSAVCDRLITEHPKLSQWRDVTRFGINLIFVEPDTVLKNGDEVVLIPPVSGG, from the coding sequence ATGTGCAATTCTGCCATCACCATCACCGTCAAATTATTTGCTGTCTATCAAGAAACCTATGGAGTACCAGAGCTAGTGTTAGATTTTCCTTATGGTACACCTGTTAGCGCAGTGTGCGATCGCCTGATTACCGAACACCCAAAACTCAGCCAATGGCGCGATGTTACCCGCTTTGGGATTAATTTGATTTTTGTCGAACCCGATACAGTCTTAAAAAATGGTGATGAAGTGGTGTTAATTCCACCCGTTAGCGGTGGTTAG